In Chitinophaga sp. H8, the sequence ACCGGATCCGCGTCAGTTCATGGCTCCCTTTCTTTTTATGAAAAAGCAGCGGGATGTAAATATAATCATCTTCTGCTTTTCCGATCATAGCAGCCCTGCCTTTATGCAATGGATCAGTACTTACCAGCGTAGCCAGTTTGCCATTGCCGTAAAACTTCACTTCGCATTGTTCAACAGGCAACCATCTTATCCGCCTTTCAAAGCTGGCCGACTGTTCTTCCAGAAATGCTACCGCATCTTCCTGGCTATAGTTACCAGCTTGCGCCTTTTCCAGGTAGGAGTCCCTGGAAATAGCCAGCCATGCCATCATATCCTTTTTCATCACTGCATCGCGGTAAGCATGATAGGCAGCGATCAGTTCCTGTTTGATATCTGGTATGGCCGTCAGCGCTTCTGATGTAGTCCAGCCGCCGAGTTGATAAGGTACTTCCGCATTAAATGTGGTACCGGCTTCCAGAGAAGGTACTCCCTTGCCGGGGTATATCTGGCTATGGTAAGTAATACCTCCCCTTACTTCCGAATGCGCTACGCGGGGTAGCTGATAGCTGTATAGCTGTTGTTGTCCGGTCGGAGCGCCACTTTCCTTTACCATAAGTGTTACCTCAAGTATAGCAGAAGGAGGCAGTACTTTACGTGGACGGCCATTTTCATCCTCTCCCGGCAGGATTTTTATATGTAGCTGCTGTGGTCCTTTTGAAAGGATTAATTGATTCACGGATATTTCATCCAGGGTATTTACCTCTGTTACTGGAGTCGCTATATTTACCGGTACATCATTGATCCGAATCGCTACAGCGCAATCCGTGGTCCTCACCTTTAAGGTATATGCCAATACTTTATCGTATGGCTGTACCTTTTTCTGTAAAGTTGTAATAAAGCCCAATGGCGTACCCTGTGAAGTATCTATAGCGCTGATGGTTAGGAGGCCCACACTTTTATCAGACCATTGCGGGCGACTATCCAGCTTAACCAAATCCGTTTCGTACAGGTTATAAGTTACTTTCCGGTCCTGCAGTATCCATTCCAGTTGTTTAGCGCTTCCCTGGTCATAGATCATTTTACCGGTACCATACAATGCCTCCATAGCGTTCAGTAAATCCAGGGGATGTTCATTTTTGGCATAACCAGGAGGTGATTGGATCATTTCCATCGCCTTTCCCGCTTTGCTATCAATATGGGCTACCTTTCCTTTTGTTACCCCCAATACAACATCATATACCGGTATGCCATTGTAATGGAAATAAGGGTGTTGATGATCATTAATCGTATATACTTCATCGTATTGACCATACATCCTGCGGCCAAGGGTGCCCCTATCGAGGTCCTTTACTACTTGTTTTTTATGAGGAATATCCTTCAGCGCTTTTTCCAGCTCCCCGGTCCATAACAGGTCATTTATATTATATTGTTTGCGGGAGGTACAGCCAGCTATCAGGAGGCAGGTACTTAAAAGAAATGTTATTGTAAATTTCATATAATCAGAAGGTCATGTAATTAGGCTGCGGATTCAGAAAAGTGATGTGGATACTACCAGCGGAACGGGATTTTTCAGGTACAGACGCCTGCTCCAGTATTATCCGGATCGTATCATTTTCCCATTTGTAATTTTCTCTGGTAGCTGGTTCTCCGAAATCATCTGCGGTATCTTTTACCGGAGTGCCAAATTGTTTTTGTAATGCCGCAAAGAGATCCGCTGACCTTTTTGTATCCTGCAATAATGTTACCTCCAGTGATTCCAAAACATCTTCATTGGTTTCACACCTCACCTCATCCACTGGTACCCCCATATAGGTTAGCTGGCGTTCATCCAGTAAAGTATAGGTTATAAAGTGTACTCCGCTTTCCTGATAAGAAATCTTTTTTGATTGCAGGAGTGGTTTCACCCAGGAGGCACGGTGCAGGGTTTCGATCTGCAGGTTGGTGGCAGGTATTGCTGCCGGTCTGGTATACTGCGTACAGGCCGGCAGTATATAGCTAACAACAATGACAAAAAGTGAAAGGCTCCTCATTATGATATTTTTACTGGTAGCAAACATAAAGCAATATCATTTGTTATTTCACTGGTAATCATTATTTGCCGGGTGAATAATGATAAACGTGTACGTATGACCAATATCCGTTTTCGGGGATAACTGGCACCTGTATTGCCGGATCTTATTTAAATTTATAATACATTTTGCCCATCACCCTTTAAAAACAGGTTTATGAGAAAGCCCCTTTATTTTATCTTACTGGCATTGTCAGGCCTATTGTTTGCCTGTGAATCCGGCACCCAAAAAAATACCGGCACTGAAGATTCTATCTCACCAGCTACGCTGGCTACACCAGTGATACCGGTAGCTCCACCTGACCTTTATGTAACAGAGTTAAAAGCGCAGGATACCCTGTTTGAAGATGGTAGTAAACCTTCGGGATGGGATGTAGCTGGTTTTGATGACCCGGCTGATTTTAAGAAGTTCATGATTGAATTTAAGGATTGGGTAAACCGGGATGTAGCAGATTCCATTATCGCCCATATTCAGTTTCCATTGAAAAAATATGCTACCCCTGCCCTCTTCAAGGCAAAGTATGCGGAGATTTTTGATAAGAAAACCAAGCAGGTAGTGGCCAATATGCGCCTGGACCGGATCTTCCGTAATTACCAGGGCGCTATGATAGGTGATGGATTGATCTGGTTTAATCAAACACCATCAGGATACCGTATTATTGCCATCAACAAATAAATGCGCAGGCCGCATACTATGGTAACAGGATTAATGGCACAGGATATGTTATTAGCTTAACGGAAAGTTATATTATACTCACCTTAAACCGTAAAAAATGAAAGTTGCAAGCCTGTTATTATTGTGCATTACCATGTTGCTTACCAGTTGCGAAGTTATTGGCGGTATCTTTAAAGCCGGTGTGTGGACCGGGATACTGGCAGTTGGGATCGTTGTTTTCCTGATCATTTTTTTAATTGCCCGTGGCTCCGGCAAAAAATAGCGGTATTAAGCTTTTATCAATTACCGCCCATTGTTTAAACCTATAAAAATAAAACACAATTAGAGGAGAAAAATCCACATTTAACCGGAGGGTTGGTTTCATCCCCTAACCACCCTACTGGTTTATCTCTAAATTCATACATTTAGGATTAAATAAAGTATCTCCTTTGAAGACATTTACTTTTAGTACACAAAACACCCGGTTTGCAGGTGTAACCTGGGAACCTC encodes:
- a CDS encoding phosphatidate cytidylyltransferase, which encodes MKVASLLLLCITMLLTSCEVIGGIFKAGVWTGILAVGIVVFLIIFLIARGSGKK